A region of Osmerus eperlanus unplaced genomic scaffold, fOsmEpe2.1 SCAFFOLD_44, whole genome shotgun sequence DNA encodes the following proteins:
- the ctc1 gene encoding CST complex subunit CTC1 gives MEVFLHGYRDRSEAELGWLGEVFQRVSELLLPVATTPGETAGRLTAAVVTRVEQLAPCSLSLPLSYRLVSISELVSRQRTACCSNQSWSTNQHREWVRAVVLPNHRALPRANLLLIGCLTAGHGSGRPCDGSWRVKDASGSLHCELLCPSPLWLGPPMIFPCWNYIPHHAAGQHQGEAGYLELIGSPLPLTSHPEPGLALDSGGAELCNAVGVREASALLQH, from the exons ATGGAGGTGTTCCTGCACGGCTACCGTGACAGAAGTGAAGCG GAACTGGGGTGGTTGGGGGAGGTGTTCCAGCGCGTGTCAGAGCTGCTGCTTCCTGTAGCAACCACCCCTGGTGAGACTGCAGGCCGGCTGACTGCTGCCGTGGTGACGAGGGTGGAGCAGCTGGCgccctgctcgctctctctgcccctcagcTACAG GCTTGTCTCCATATCAGAGTTGGTATCCAGGCAACGGACCGCATGCTGCAGCAACCAGAGCTGGAGCACCAATCAGCACAGAGAATGGGTTAGGGCGGTGGTGCTGCCCAATCACAGAGCCCTGCCGCGGGCCAACCTgctgctgattggctgtctAACTGCTGGGCATGGCTCCGGGAGGCCATGTGATGGGTCCTGGCGAGTGAAGGATGCAAGCGGCAGCTTACActgtgag ctcctgtgcccttctcctctctggctGGGCCCCCCCATGATCTTCCCCTGCTGGAACTATATCCCCCATCATGCTGCAGGACAacaccagggagaggcaggctacTTGGAGCTGATTGGCTCTCCCTTGcctctgacctctcaccccgaACCAGGATTGGCCCTCGACTCTGGAGGGGCGGAGCTCTGCAATGCTGTTGGAGTCCGAGAGgcctcagccctgctccagcacag